The genomic window GCAACTCTCACAGAGCACCCGCGGGTCGGTATCTTCTGCCCCGGTCTCGAGCAGTCGCGCACCCAGCCGCGGTTCGGCGTAGAAGGGCCGGGCCATGCCGACCATGTCGCAGGCCGGCGGCTCGCCCCCGTTAGTTCCCCCACCACTCGAGCCCCCCAGCAACCGATCCATCCGCGATCGCTCGCGGATCCCGCCCTCTGCAAGCACGGGGATCGACACCCGCTCGCGAACGCGCCGGCAGAAGTCCGCGTTCCACGCGGATTCGAAGTCGTACTGCAGCGACTGGACCCGATTCGCCGCCGAGACGAGTCGCTTTCGCGTCGAACCGCCGAAGGCCGCGTCGTACGCCGCCTGCAGCCCCTCGTTAGTCCACGCCCGTTCGGGGTACTCTCCGCGGACGATGCTCATGTCCCAGACGACCGACGTCTGCACCGGGACGACCGCATCGTAACCGATCCGCTCGAGTCGGCGGGCGATCTCGACGCCGTCCTCGAGCGACAGCTTTCGGCGAACGACGGGTGCGGGCGGCGCGGGCGTCTCCGCCGGTACTTTGGTCATCAGCGGGACGTCCCCGGCCCGATCGCGGATCTCGTCGTGGACGACGGCGAGGAACTCGAGTCGCGCCGCCGGACTGCCGCCGAACTCGTCGTCGCGCCGGTTGTAGAAGGGCGAGAGGAACTGCTGGACGATGCCCATGTTGGCCCCCGCGAGGTGGATCCCGTCGTAGCCGGCGTCGACCGCGGACGCCGCGGCCCGGCCGAAATCGGCCGCGAGGTCGTACACGTCCTCGGTCGAGAGGACGCGCGGATCGTAGTCTAGGAAGCCGAGTCGATCGAGCAGCCGCAACTGCCACGGCGGCCGCGAGACCGCGAGCTGCTCGAGGTCGGGGTGCTCCCGGCGATACTCGGCGTGCCAGGTCTCCATGCTCCGCAGGCCGCCGTGCTCGAGTTGGACGAAGATTCGACTGCCGTAGTCGTGAATGCGGTCGGTCAGCCGGGACAGCCGCGAGACGAAGTCGGGGTCGTGGACGCGGGTCATCCCCGGCGCGGCGCAGCCGCCGTCGCCGCGGACGATCGTCGCTCCCTGACAGATGAGACCGACGCCGGACTCGGCGGCCGGCTCGAGGTCGTCGATTAGCGCGTCGACCGCGTCGGGGCCGTTGCCCGCACACTCGAGCAGCGGCGCGCGGTAGAGCCGGTTGGGGATCGTGACGCCGCCGATCTCGATGGGATCCTCGAGGGTGGCCATGGAGGTGATATCAGGCGATTCCACAAGAGGGTAGCGACGCCGACGGTTCGACCCTCGAGGGACCGATAGACGGCGGCTCGGTTTCGGCGTGACTGGTTCGAAATACTGACGGTGCGAACGTCTATTTCGTGGTGGGTGTTACCATAGGATGGTGGTGGTGATGGCCGCCGAAAACGAGCGAACCACGGAACCGCCCACGTGTTCGGGCTGTGGAATCGAGATGGAGTTCAGGGGTGCCGGGACCACGAGGACCGTCCCGATCGTCGGCCAGGAGATCGAGTTCCGGCAGTACAGTTGTCCCGAGTGCGGACAGGGTGCTCGACTCGAACGGCGCGAGCATGAGGAGGCGTGGTCGCGACCCACCCTCTGAACGGACGCGAGGAGCCGAACCGTCCGAACGGCTGTCGATCCGAGGTGTCGATCGTCGAACACGCTCCGCGGCGCTATTTCTATCGACGAACGCGACGATCGGGTCGCCGTCGCGACGGACGGTCCGACGCCGTCCGTTCGGTGGACGCCGCCGGGAGGCTCCGCTCCGAGAGGTATCTGCGACGGCCGAGCGACTCACGGCGGCTGGATCACCGCCCGGCCCTCAATCTCGTTGTGCTCGAGTCGCTCCGCGACCGTGTTGATCTCGCTCAGGTCGTGGCGTTCGGTGCGCAGTTCGACCTCGCCGCGGTCGACGAGCGCGACGAGCTCCTGCAGTTCGGCGTACTTGCCGACCAGCGTCCCCCGGAACGAGAACTCGCCGTCGACCAGTGCCTGGCTGGGTTCGTGGATGTGGCCGCCGTAGCCGACGATGTGGTGGTCGCCGCCGGCGGCGACGACGTCGCCCGCGAGCCCCGTCGTCTCGTCGCTCCCGACGAAGTCGATCACCTGTTGGGCGCCCTTGTCGTCGGTCAGATCCGCGATCACGTCCGGGAGGTCCTCCTCGGCGGAGTTGACGGTGTGTCGAGCGCCGAGATCCTCGGCCAACTCGAGGGCCTCGTCCTTGATGTCGGCGGCGACGATGTCGGCGGCGCTCATCGCCTCGAGACACTGCAGGCCGATGTGGCCGAGGCCGCCGACGCCGACGACGACGCAGGTGTCGCCGGGGTTCAGTTCGTCGACCGCCTTCTTGACGGCGTGGTAGGCCGTGATCCCCGCGTCGGCGTGGGGTGCGATCTCGGTCGGATCGACGCCGTCGGGCAGCGGGATCACGGCGCGCTCGTTTGTCTGCAGGTACTCCGCGAAGCCACCGTCGGTCGTGAGCCCGTTGAACGCGCTGTTCTCGCAGTACATGTCCTCACCGAGCCGACAGGGCCGACAGATGCCGCAGGTCTGGACGGGGTGGCAGATCACCGGATCGCCCTCCTCGACCAGCGTCACCTCTTCGCCGGTCTCGGCGACGATCCCGGCGTTCTCGTGACCCAGCGTCATCGGCAGATCCTGCGGAGCGTACTCCGCCCACATCCCCTCGATGATGTGGTTGTCCGTCTGGCACCACCCCGCGCCCGCGACCTCGACCAGCACCTGATCCGACCGCTCGAGATCGGGGCGGTCGATATCGTCGATCTGCAGCGCCTCGCTCATCTCCTCGGTGTACTCGTGGAGTCGTGCTGCTTGCATGGTACTGAGTCACAGTTCACCGTCATCCGTGATAACGTTCCGCTCGCGTATCGCCGCGTGTGAATATTTGAATTTTGATACGAATTGGACGATCCGCTAATTTTAGTGAAGCGTACTCGTGTCCCAGTGTCACTCTGTGATGTCTGAAAAAAGAGTAATGTGGTGTGGTATCTACCTTCACGGTGCGATGTACCAGCACAACGGCGAGGAGATCTTCGTCATCGACGGGCACGTCCACCTGTGGGACGCTACAGAGGAGAACATCAAACACGAGGGCGGGGAGGAGTTCATCCAGTGTTTCTACGACTATCACACGACGTTCACCCCGGACGATCGGCAGTGGAGCATCGACGAGTATCGCGAGTACGGCGCCGACCGAATGGTCGAGGACCTGTTCGGCAACGCCGCCGCGGACATGGCGATCTTCCAGCCGACGTACCTCACTGACTTCTACGAGGACGGCTTCAACACGACCGAGCAGAACGCCGAACTCGCGACCGAGTACCCCGAACGGTTCGTGCTCAACGGCACGTTCGATCCTCGGGACGGTGAGGAGGGCCTCGAGTACCTCGAGGAACTCCACGAGACCTACGACGTTCCGGGCGTCAAACTCTACACCGCCGAGTGGCGCGGCGAGTCGAAGGGGTGGCGACTCGACGACGAGGAGGCGTTCGAGTTCCTAGAGAAGTGTTCGGAACTGGGGATCGAGAACATCCACGCGCACAAGGGCCCGACCATTCGCCCGCTGAACCGCGACGCGTTCGACGTGGCCGATATCGACGACGCGGCCTCGTCGTTCCCGGAACTCAACTTCGTCGTCGAACACGTCGGACTGCCCCGCCTCGACGACTTCTGCTGGATCGCCACCCAGGAGAGCAACGTCTACGGCGGGCTGGCCGTCGCCGCGCCGTTCGCCCAGAACCGGCCGGGCAAGTTCTCGGAGATCCTGTCCGAACTCCTCTGGTGGCTCGGCGAGGACCGCGTCGTCTTCGGGTCGGATTACGCCATCTGGAACCCCGACTGGCTGGTCGAGGAGGTCATCGAGGCCGAACTCACGCAGGAACACCGCGCGGAGTACGGCGTCGAGTGGGACCTCGAGACGAAACGGAAGGTCATGGGCGAGAACATCGCCGACCTCTACGACATCGACATCGAGGAGAAACGGCGGGCGTTCCGGAACGACGAGATCAGCCGGGAGTTCGGTCTCGGCGACCACTACGCCAGCGAAGAACCCGCGGCGGCCGACGACTGATGAGCGGGACCGAATCCGACGGTGCGACGCCCGAACCCGCGCGGGCGGCCGTCCGCGACCGACTGGACCGCGTCACCGATCCGGAACTGGACCGCTCGATCGTCGAACTCGACTACGTCGACGGGATCGAGATCGACGGCGGCCGCGTCGGCGTCGATCTCACGCTCCCGACGGCGTGGTGCTCGCCCGCGTTCGCCTGGATGATGGCCGTCGACGCCCGCGACGAGGTCGAGTCGCTGTCGGCGGTC from Haloterrigena sp. KLK7 includes these protein-coding regions:
- a CDS encoding NADH:flavin oxidoreductase translates to MATLEDPIEIGGVTIPNRLYRAPLLECAGNGPDAVDALIDDLEPAAESGVGLICQGATIVRGDGGCAAPGMTRVHDPDFVSRLSRLTDRIHDYGSRIFVQLEHGGLRSMETWHAEYRREHPDLEQLAVSRPPWQLRLLDRLGFLDYDPRVLSTEDVYDLAADFGRAAASAVDAGYDGIHLAGANMGIVQQFLSPFYNRRDDEFGGSPAARLEFLAVVHDEIRDRAGDVPLMTKVPAETPAPPAPVVRRKLSLEDGVEIARRLERIGYDAVVPVQTSVVWDMSIVRGEYPERAWTNEGLQAAYDAAFGGSTRKRLVSAANRVQSLQYDFESAWNADFCRRVRERVSIPVLAEGGIRERSRMDRLLGGSSGGGTNGGEPPACDMVGMARPFYAEPRLGARLLETGAEDTDPRVLCESCNNCTVPQVTGAPGICRTPDVLRKRGELEREGVYDRTES
- a CDS encoding NAD(P)-dependent alcohol dehydrogenase, which produces MQAARLHEYTEEMSEALQIDDIDRPDLERSDQVLVEVAGAGWCQTDNHIIEGMWAEYAPQDLPMTLGHENAGIVAETGEEVTLVEEGDPVICHPVQTCGICRPCRLGEDMYCENSAFNGLTTDGGFAEYLQTNERAVIPLPDGVDPTEIAPHADAGITAYHAVKKAVDELNPGDTCVVVGVGGLGHIGLQCLEAMSAADIVAADIKDEALELAEDLGARHTVNSAEEDLPDVIADLTDDKGAQQVIDFVGSDETTGLAGDVVAAGGDHHIVGYGGHIHEPSQALVDGEFSFRGTLVGKYAELQELVALVDRGEVELRTERHDLSEINTVAERLEHNEIEGRAVIQPP
- a CDS encoding amidohydrolase family protein; this encodes MYQHNGEEIFVIDGHVHLWDATEENIKHEGGEEFIQCFYDYHTTFTPDDRQWSIDEYREYGADRMVEDLFGNAAADMAIFQPTYLTDFYEDGFNTTEQNAELATEYPERFVLNGTFDPRDGEEGLEYLEELHETYDVPGVKLYTAEWRGESKGWRLDDEEAFEFLEKCSELGIENIHAHKGPTIRPLNRDAFDVADIDDAASSFPELNFVVEHVGLPRLDDFCWIATQESNVYGGLAVAAPFAQNRPGKFSEILSELLWWLGEDRVVFGSDYAIWNPDWLVEEVIEAELTQEHRAEYGVEWDLETKRKVMGENIADLYDIDIEEKRRAFRNDEISREFGLGDHYASEEPAAADD